In Rhodamnia argentea isolate NSW1041297 chromosome 4, ASM2092103v1, whole genome shotgun sequence, the following proteins share a genomic window:
- the LOC115740936 gene encoding ankyrin repeat-containing protein BDA1-like: MESELYEATVKGNVPSLLELLGKDKLLLDRIMIGNHTETPLHIAAMLGHLEFVEEVLAWKAELARVQSSQGLTPLQLAAAKGYLNIVASLLRVGPEICFVRDKYKRNPLHVAAMKGHVDVLEYLVRARPDAARSVIEHGQTILHLCVKHNRLEALKLLIDILGDDQFINSKDEDGNTILHLAAADRQIETIDFLINKEANLSITNSRGFTVLGLLAQGQSAERVSEIMESVPRTLENPNNPVTTSHPPVGEEDKKERKRKWQKSMHQSLMVVATLVATIAFQAGMTQTDKFDNHLDEHRDFIVYNTISFIASLSVILLLISGLPLKRRRISTWIVMLTMWVAITSTAATYGIILGVFSPEEDKKHADDAGKTAVQVWVRLMEAIFLCHIVRLILKLARKVLKFVSSALKKQKPRDHIP, encoded by the exons ATGGAGTCCGAGCTCTACGAAGCCACCGTGAAAGGAAACGTGCCTTCTTTGCTCGAGTTGCTCGGAAAAGATAAGTTGCTTCTCGATCGAATCATGATCGGGAATCACACCGAGACTCCTCTGCACATCGCAGCCATGCTCGGACACTTGGAATTCGTGGAAGAGGTCCTAGCTTGGAAGGCCGAGCTGGCAAGAGTGCAAAGTTCTCAGGGATTGACTCCTCTTCAACTCGCAGCAGCAAAAGGGTACCTTAACATAGTGGCAAGCTTGTTAAGAGTCGGCCCTGAAATATGTTTCGTCCGtgacaaatacaaaagaaaccCTCTTCATGTTGCAGCCATGAAAGGGCATGTGGATGTGTTGGAGTACTTGGTTCGAGCGAGACCTGATGCAGCCCGTAGTGTCATCGAACATGGCCAGACGATCCTGCATTTATGCGTGAAGCACAACAGACTGGAAGCTTTGAAGCTTTTGATAGATATCTTGGGCGATGATCAGTTCATCAACTCGAAGGACGAAGATGGCAACACGATTTTGCATTTGGCTGCTGCTGATAGACAAATTGAG ACTATTGACTTCCTGATTAATAAAGAAGCAAATCTGAGCATCACGAACTCGAGAGGTTTCACAGTACTAGGCCTATTAGCGCAAGGCCAAAGCGCGGAAAGAGTCTCAGAGATTATGGAGTCTGTTCCACGAACTTTAGAGAATCCGAATAACCCGGTCACCACCTCCCATCCACCTGTCGGAGAAGAGGacaagaaggaaaggaagagaaagtggCAAAAGAGTATGCATCAGTCACTAATGGTGGTGGCGACACTGGTAGCTACCATAGCATTCCAAGCTGGTATGACCCAGACTGACAAATTCGATAACCACCTGGATGAGCACAGAGATTTTATAGTATATAACACGATAAGCTTCATCGCATCACTCAGCGTCATTTTGCTTCTCATAAGCGGTCTTCCTTTAAAGCGGCGGCGGATCTCCACGTGGATTGTAATGCTGACTATGTGGGTTGCAATAACCTCCACAGCCGCGACTTATGGGATCATCCTAGGAGTCTTCTCCCCAGAGGAGGACAAAAAACATGCTGATGATGCAGGTAAAACTGCGGTGCAGGTATGGGTTAGATTGATGGAAGCTATTTTCCTGTGCCACATAGTTCGCTTAATCCTGAAATTGGCACGCAAAGTCCTGAAGTTCGTCTCCAGCGCCTTGAAGAAACAGAAGCCGCGGGATCACATACCTTAG